The Pseudomonas sp. B21-023 genomic interval AACAAACCGACAGGTCGGCGTATCGGTTCATCGCGGGGCAAGCCCGCTCCCACGCCGTTCGGAGCACCTGACGTGGGAGCGGGCTTGTCCCGCGATGAAGCTGAAGCGACCGATCAGTCAGTGACCACCTTGGCCTGGCCGAGATTGGCCAGGCGAATGCTGTCCTGAGCTTGCTGGATCTCGCCCTGGCTGCTGATCGGTCCCAGGCGCACACGGTGCAGGGTCTGCTGGTTGCGCACGACGGAGCTGATGAATACCGGCGCGCTGACCATGGTGCTCAGCTTCGAGCGCAGCAATTCGGCGGCGTCCGGGTTGGCGAACGCGCCCACTTGCAGGATGCTGCCGCCGCTGGCGTTCGGCACATTGTTGCCGCCCACCTGCACCGGCACCACCGGCGCCGCGTGCTGCTGCGGCGGCGGGGTCCACTGCTCGACGCGCCCGGTGCTGGCGGCGATCGGCTGGGCCTGGGCCACCTGCGGCTCCTTGAGCACCATCGGCGGCTGCTGGCCACGCTGGGCCCACCATTGCTGCGGGTCGATGCCTTCGACGCGCACGTGCGCGGTGCCGCTTTCGGCATAGCCCAGCTTCTTCGCAGCAGCGTAGGACAGATCGATGATACGGTCGGAATAGAACGGGCCACGGTCGTTGACCCTCAGGATCACGCTGCGCCCGTTGGCCAGATTGGTCACCCGCACGTAAGCAGGCAGCGGCAGGGTCTTGTGCGCCGCGCTCATGCCGTAGAGGTCATAGAGCTCGCCGTTGGCAGTGTTCTGACCATGGAACTTGGTGCCATACCACGAAGCGGTACCCTCGGCGCGGTAGTTGCGCGAATCCTGCATCGGGTAGTAGGTCTTGCCCAGCACCGTGTACGGGTTGGCCTTGTAGTTGCCGGTGTGCACGGTCGGGGTGGCGTCGGGGATCTTGTTGACGTCCACGTCCCACCAAGGCGCGCCGTCCTTGTGGGCACGGTTGATGTCCAGGCCCGGTTGCGCACGCACGGTGTTGCCGCTCTGCGGGGTGGAGGGCCGACTGGACGAGCAACTGGCCAGCACCAGGCCGACGGCGACGCAGGTGAGCAGTTTTACGGTATTTGCAGTGAAGAGTTCGCGCATTTACTTGACGCCCCGTGCCAGAACCAGCTGTTGCGAAAGCTGATGCACCGCCATGGCATACATCACGCTGCGGTTGTAGCGAGTGATCGCGTAGAAATTCTTCAGGCCCATCCAGTACTCAGGGCCGTATTCACCTTCCAGGCGGAAGGCGGTGACCGGCAGA includes:
- a CDS encoding septal ring lytic transglycosylase RlpA family protein, coding for MRELFTANTVKLLTCVAVGLVLASCSSSRPSTPQSGNTVRAQPGLDINRAHKDGAPWWDVDVNKIPDATPTVHTGNYKANPYTVLGKTYYPMQDSRNYRAEGTASWYGTKFHGQNTANGELYDLYGMSAAHKTLPLPAYVRVTNLANGRSVILRVNDRGPFYSDRIIDLSYAAAKKLGYAESGTAHVRVEGIDPQQWWAQRGQQPPMVLKEPQVAQAQPIAASTGRVEQWTPPPQQHAAPVVPVQVGGNNVPNASGGSILQVGAFANPDAAELLRSKLSTMVSAPVFISSVVRNQQTLHRVRLGPISSQGEIQQAQDSIRLANLGQAKVVTD